GGGCGTCGGCCAGCGCGAGCCCGATCTCGGCTTCGCCTGGGTCGCCTACCGCTGGTCGCTGGGCCACAACCTGGACGCCGTCCTGCGCGACGCCGAGATGCCGGCCGGTGACTTCGTCCGCTGGACGAAGCAGCTGATCGACGTGCTCGGACAGATCCAGGACGCGGCGGGCGAGGACGCCCAACTGCGCGGCACGGCCCGCAAGGCCGTGGACAGCCTGCGGCGCGGCATCATCGCCTACTCCTCGGTGAGCTGACGGGCACCGCACCGGCGAACGACGGGCGGCCGGGACTGTTCGGTCCCGGCCGCCCGTCATGTTCGGACCTGCCCTGCCGCCCCCGCTGCTCCGTGCGGGCGGCGGCCCGTGGGGTCAGCCGCGCAGTGTCTCCAGCAGCCGCTCCAGCGAGCTGCCGAGGCCCCAGCGCACGGACAGCTCCTCCAACGTCATCGGGTCCAGCGGCTCCTTCGGAAGCACCGGGTCGAACGCCGGCAGCGGCGCGTCGGTGGCGACGCGGACGACGGTGGGGGCGACGTCCAGGTAGGCCGAGCCCTCGATGATGTTCTTCCGTCGGGCCGGGGTCAGGCGCGAGCGCAGGTCCAGCGCGGCCGCGCGGATCGCCGCCAGGTCGCCGTACTCGCCGATCAGCTGCGCGGCGGTCTTCTCGCCGATCCCCTTCACACCCGGCAGGCCGTCGCTCGGGTCCCCGCGCAGGGCGGCCATGTCCGCGTAGCGGTCCCCGCGCACGCCGTACTTCTCCAGCAGCAGCGCGTCGTCCGTGATCTGCAGGTTGCCCATGCCCTTCACCGGATAGAGCACCTGCACCGGCCGGGTGTCGTCCACCAGCTGGAAGAGGTCCCGGTCGCCGGTGACGATCTGCACCGGGCCGCTCGTCCGCGCGGTCAGTGTGCCGATCACGTCGTCCGCCTCGTAGCCGGGCGAGCCGACCCGGGCGATGCCGAGCGCGTCCAGCACCTGCTCGATCACCGGGACCTGCGGGGCCAGCGTGTCCGGGATCTCCTCCTCGCCCTCCGCACCGGCCTCGGCCAGCCGGTGGGTCTTGTAGGAGGGCACCAGATCCACCCGCCACTGCGGACGCCAGTCCGCGTCCATGCAGGCGACCAGCCGGTCGGGGCGGTGGTCGTGGACGAGCCGGGCGATGAAGTCCAGCAGCCCCCGGACGGCGTTCACCGGTTCGCCGGCGGGGGAGCGGAGCGAATCCGGCACGCCGTAGTAGGCCCGGAAGTACAGGCTGGCCGAGTCGAGCAGCATCAGTCGCGGTACGGTCACGCCTCCGATCATGCCGTACCGGACCGACAGTCGGCCGCCAGACGGCACCGGGCGCCCCGGGTGCTACGGGTGCTACGGGCGGTCAGCGGTCGGCGTCCTTCCCGTGCCACGGCTCGACGCCGGTCGTCACCGCGCCGCCGCCGGCGGCGGACTCCTCCACCGCGAGCGCGATCAGGTGGTCCTGGCACGCCTCGGCCAGCGGGTACGGAGCGGGGCCCTCCTCCCGTGCCCAGGCCCCTGTCGCCGTCAGCAGGGTGGCGATGGCGATCTCCTCGTCCATCAGCCGCAGGCCGAGGAAGGGGTTGCGGTAGA
The sequence above is drawn from the Kitasatospora sp. NBC_00315 genome and encodes:
- a CDS encoding 5'-3' exonuclease H3TH domain-containing protein; the protein is MLLDSASLYFRAYYGVPDSLRSPAGEPVNAVRGLLDFIARLVHDHRPDRLVACMDADWRPQWRVDLVPSYKTHRLAEAGAEGEEEIPDTLAPQVPVIEQVLDALGIARVGSPGYEADDVIGTLTARTSGPVQIVTGDRDLFQLVDDTRPVQVLYPVKGMGNLQITDDALLLEKYGVRGDRYADMAALRGDPSDGLPGVKGIGEKTAAQLIGEYGDLAAIRAAALDLRSRLTPARRKNIIEGSAYLDVAPTVVRVATDAPLPAFDPVLPKEPLDPMTLEELSVRWGLGSSLERLLETLRG